A stretch of the Dyella telluris genome encodes the following:
- a CDS encoding McrB family protein gives MALVAPGYDYSAVLTSAKEWIARCLVGDGSMFFGRTLWTAENFQALHVHYVLRLDTGEGSFLAKLHAQLDDAPRDAKLLMAEIYWAMQLFPNNSLPETKVAQIQQIASWADETIELDCRWLEKDVLAGVGSSGPGYSTHFWRELVFVIRLCQRVKSLGQGERVSIFEHYQALADLLAEETRTDDRQFRHMLRFFAFPERVERMSSNRNRIDVLVAFGVADRRAISGWSDVDLDDALLDLRGRLGEELGTQVLDFYDPPLVSRWKADTHQPNDSEPEVNEDTAANDSSAVHMGSPVNLILFGPPGTGKTRHIEGLKALYSDTLADVDRPDWLRGLVTDMGWLPVFAAALAHLGHPSTARDIAGTELCVAKAAPSQRRPRQVPPPVAIYLQEHASASLQSAPSVTRRAPAIFDRSDDGRWVLVENWRELSPESAALFDAWQQGPQAGAAALRRYRMVTFHPSYGYEDFIEGIRPVEDETGQVAFRLVDGVFKQLCEQAAKNPRHRYAVFIDEINRANLSKVFGELITLIELDKRVTVDGQGGFSGSTVYLPGSQMHFGVPSNVDIYGTMNTADRSIALMDVALRRRFTFREMSPNYDVLGITRDGIDLSRLLKVMNARIQYLLDREHCLGHGYLTSVDAADGLARTFAQQIIPLLQEYFFDDWSKIRLILSSVSGDCPFLGDVTTRATELFPGVTVNDLPAQQTRFRVTDPETWTVEHFVSLYV, from the coding sequence ATGGCTTTGGTGGCTCCGGGCTATGACTATTCGGCGGTACTGACCAGTGCAAAGGAGTGGATTGCGCGGTGCCTCGTAGGCGACGGCTCCATGTTCTTCGGGCGAACGTTGTGGACGGCCGAGAATTTCCAGGCCTTGCATGTCCATTACGTTCTCCGGTTGGATACCGGCGAGGGGTCCTTTCTTGCAAAGCTCCACGCCCAGCTAGACGATGCGCCGCGTGATGCGAAGTTGTTGATGGCTGAAATCTATTGGGCCATGCAGCTGTTTCCGAACAACTCGTTGCCTGAGACCAAGGTTGCTCAGATTCAACAGATCGCATCCTGGGCGGATGAAACAATCGAGCTTGATTGCCGTTGGCTCGAGAAGGACGTTTTGGCGGGCGTTGGCTCGTCGGGGCCCGGGTACAGCACGCACTTCTGGCGTGAATTGGTCTTTGTAATCCGCCTGTGCCAGCGTGTGAAGTCGCTTGGACAAGGTGAACGTGTTTCAATATTTGAGCACTACCAGGCTCTGGCAGACCTATTGGCGGAAGAGACGCGGACCGACGACCGCCAGTTCCGCCACATGCTGCGCTTCTTTGCGTTTCCCGAACGGGTGGAACGCATGTCCAGCAACCGCAACCGAATCGACGTGTTGGTCGCGTTCGGCGTGGCCGATCGCCGCGCAATATCAGGCTGGTCGGATGTGGATCTTGACGACGCCCTGCTCGACCTGCGGGGTCGCCTCGGCGAAGAGCTGGGCACGCAGGTACTGGATTTCTATGATCCGCCGCTCGTGTCACGCTGGAAAGCGGATACCCACCAGCCCAACGATTCGGAGCCGGAAGTCAACGAAGACACCGCGGCCAATGATTCAAGTGCCGTCCACATGGGATCACCAGTCAACCTGATCCTGTTCGGTCCACCAGGCACCGGCAAGACCCGGCACATCGAAGGCCTGAAAGCCCTCTACAGCGATACGCTGGCCGATGTCGACCGCCCCGACTGGTTGCGCGGTCTGGTGACCGATATGGGCTGGCTGCCGGTGTTCGCCGCAGCGCTTGCTCACCTTGGGCATCCTTCCACGGCCAGGGATATTGCTGGAACCGAGCTGTGCGTGGCGAAAGCGGCGCCGAGCCAACGCCGGCCGCGCCAAGTGCCACCGCCGGTTGCTATCTACCTGCAGGAGCATGCGTCGGCGTCTCTGCAAAGCGCACCGAGCGTGACAAGGCGTGCCCCTGCAATCTTTGATCGCAGTGACGATGGCCGCTGGGTTCTCGTGGAGAACTGGCGTGAGCTAAGCCCTGAATCGGCGGCGCTGTTCGACGCATGGCAGCAGGGTCCCCAGGCTGGCGCCGCGGCGTTGCGGCGCTATCGGATGGTTACTTTTCATCCGAGCTATGGTTATGAGGATTTTATTGAAGGTATTCGTCCCGTCGAAGACGAAACGGGACAAGTCGCGTTTCGTCTGGTCGATGGCGTCTTCAAGCAGCTATGCGAACAGGCGGCAAAGAACCCGCGGCACCGCTATGCGGTATTTATCGACGAGATTAACCGCGCGAACCTCTCCAAGGTATTCGGCGAATTGATCACACTCATCGAGTTGGACAAGCGCGTCACCGTCGACGGTCAGGGCGGTTTCTCGGGTTCAACGGTCTACCTGCCCGGCTCCCAGATGCACTTCGGGGTCCCCTCGAACGTGGACATCTACGGCACGATGAATACCGCCGATCGCTCAATCGCCCTGATGGATGTCGCCCTTCGCCGCCGCTTCACTTTCCGCGAAATGTCGCCAAACTACGACGTACTTGGCATTACGCGTGATGGCATAGACCTCTCACGCCTCTTGAAAGTCATGAATGCACGCATCCAATACCTCCTGGATCGCGAGCACTGCCTGGGGCACGGATATCTGACTTCCGTGGACGCTGCCGACGGGCTAGCCCGAACGTTTGCCCAACAAATCATCCCGCTCCTCCAGGAGTACTTTTTTGACGACTGGAGCAAGATTCGCCTGATACTTTCCAGCGTGAGCGGCGATTGCCCTTTTCTTGGCGATGTGACAACAAGGGCGACGGAACTCTTTCCCGGAGTAACTGTGAACGACTTGCCGGCCCAACAAACGCGCTTTCGCGTGACCGATCCGGAAACCTGGACGGTCGAACATTTTGTATCGCTTTACGTCTAA
- a CDS encoding McrC family protein yields MTSPASLVVLEHEFLPYWSRTGATNHLGEREVSALHEANASRPGFCDFLADGVRFRQFCGIVGFQSRSLEILPKVGGQDHPDACRTVLLRCLQDAGLAPHRLRSKAAQTLKSATLLDAFIDAYLDEVATLLQQGLYKRYRTDLEDLNVVRGKIVFRRQATALAHRPDVIHCAFDELTADNALNRLLKCALQLVSKSASGQLQKRSLTQLWSFAHIADIIHSGKALPSLSFDRQSERYRSAVQWARWIVQLLSPSLRAGATQAPSLLFDMNKVFEGLVSRKIRQDLAHLGGRVAAQDVSTCLATYAGNTAIGLRPDFVLRRDESIRAIVDAKWKHLRLDASGFPQPSEKDVYQMLAYAAAFKCHDLILVYPWHEGLSRARRAPLLLPEIHGTRVRVELEFLDIADPSYAVVQSRSGTHAGIWANLLDLAGSSPSTAAEKNRLFS; encoded by the coding sequence ATGACATCGCCTGCGTCTTTGGTTGTTCTCGAACACGAGTTCCTTCCGTATTGGTCGCGAACCGGCGCAACCAACCACCTTGGCGAGCGAGAAGTCAGCGCCTTGCACGAGGCGAACGCATCACGTCCCGGCTTTTGCGATTTTCTCGCCGACGGCGTCCGGTTTCGTCAGTTCTGCGGCATCGTGGGGTTTCAATCCCGCTCACTCGAGATTCTGCCGAAAGTCGGTGGACAGGATCATCCCGATGCATGCCGCACCGTACTGTTGCGCTGTCTTCAGGATGCAGGACTGGCGCCCCATCGCCTTCGAAGCAAAGCCGCGCAAACCTTGAAGTCGGCAACTCTGTTGGACGCATTCATCGATGCCTACCTCGATGAGGTGGCGACGTTGCTTCAACAAGGGTTGTACAAGCGATATCGGACCGATCTTGAGGATCTTAACGTTGTACGAGGCAAAATCGTTTTTCGACGGCAGGCCACTGCGTTAGCGCACCGGCCGGATGTGATTCATTGCGCTTTCGACGAGCTAACTGCAGATAACGCTCTCAATCGATTGTTGAAATGTGCGCTCCAGCTTGTTTCGAAGTCGGCAAGTGGCCAGTTACAAAAACGGTCGTTAACGCAGTTATGGTCGTTTGCCCATATTGCGGACATCATTCACAGTGGCAAAGCATTGCCGTCGTTGTCGTTCGACCGCCAAAGCGAGCGTTATCGTAGTGCAGTCCAATGGGCGCGTTGGATCGTACAGTTGCTTTCGCCGTCGCTGCGCGCCGGTGCTACGCAGGCGCCGAGCCTGCTCTTCGACATGAACAAGGTTTTTGAAGGACTCGTTTCGCGAAAGATCCGTCAAGATCTGGCGCATCTGGGTGGCCGAGTCGCCGCGCAGGATGTGAGCACTTGCTTGGCCACCTACGCAGGCAATACGGCTATCGGATTGAGGCCAGATTTTGTGTTGCGCAGGGATGAAAGCATAAGAGCGATTGTCGACGCAAAATGGAAGCACCTGCGGCTGGATGCATCCGGCTTTCCACAGCCTTCAGAGAAGGACGTGTACCAGATGCTTGCCTATGCTGCCGCTTTTAAATGCCACGACTTGATCTTGGTCTATCCCTGGCATGAAGGCCTTTCACGGGCGCGAAGGGCGCCACTACTGTTGCCAGAGATTCACGGCACACGGGTACGGGTTGAACTGGAATTTCTCGATATCGCCGACCCGAGTTACGCAGTGGTGCAGTCCAGGTCAGGCACTCATGCGGGCATCTGGGCGAATTTGCTCGATCTGGCGGGTAGCTCTCCGTCGACGGCCGCGGAGAAAAATCGACTTTTTAGTTGA
- a CDS encoding TIGR04255 family protein — translation MRIQKADPRVSYRNNPLVEVICQARFRRSEILERPPGLLEDLASEGYTNVAEVSPVNIHINVVGQQVGGTEVRESVSPAMAGGLQSYNCVTPDDNWTVSFNAESVSLSCKKYSSWSEFQPRLVKAIELYGKWYPGTKAVRLGLRYKDVIDRNKLGLAHREWHALIEPFLLGALSLNVFVDDGAIPDSEVAGCLTQALVRLEGCSLTLQSALLRSVADDKKTVFLIDSDFSKDSEEISELANSAEVLRTNLKVLHEHAGTLFRRVIKEELHGALEPIS, via the coding sequence ATGAGAATTCAAAAAGCAGACCCTCGCGTCTCTTATCGCAACAATCCGTTGGTCGAAGTGATATGCCAGGCTCGCTTCAGGCGGTCGGAAATCCTTGAGCGACCACCCGGTTTATTGGAGGACCTCGCGTCAGAAGGTTATACAAACGTCGCTGAAGTCAGTCCGGTGAATATCCACATCAATGTGGTCGGCCAGCAGGTTGGTGGAACGGAAGTTCGCGAGTCAGTTTCTCCGGCCATGGCAGGAGGATTGCAGTCTTACAACTGTGTAACCCCAGACGACAATTGGACAGTGTCGTTCAATGCTGAGTCTGTTTCGCTCTCGTGCAAGAAGTATTCGAGCTGGTCGGAATTTCAGCCGAGGCTTGTCAAAGCGATCGAACTATACGGAAAGTGGTATCCAGGTACTAAGGCGGTTCGACTTGGCCTGCGATACAAGGACGTGATTGACAGAAACAAGCTTGGATTGGCTCATCGAGAGTGGCACGCGCTCATTGAACCGTTCCTCCTGGGGGCTCTATCGCTCAATGTTTTCGTCGATGATGGCGCGATTCCCGACTCCGAAGTAGCCGGATGCCTGACGCAGGCGCTTGTTAGGTTAGAAGGCTGCTCGCTCACGCTACAGAGCGCGCTGCTGCGGTCTGTGGCTGACGACAAGAAAACCGTTTTTCTGATTGACTCCGATTTTTCCAAGGACTCGGAAGAAATTTCGGAATTGGCGAATTCGGCAGAGGTACTAAGAACCAATTTGAAAGTGTTGCACGAACATGCCGGAACACTGTTTCGGCGCGTGATCAAGGAGGAATTGCATGGCGCTCTCGAACCTATTAGCTGA
- a CDS encoding two-component system sensor histidine kinase NtrB translates to MNDTAARTWAEPLATGVALADTRLRLKWVNPALAELLDIGPRSAVGQSLAVLLHRPEWMAQAERALQEPSPHQLRGIDVPSSRGSMARVDVAMQRLASGELLLEVHALAPPSASDAPLSATLRGFAHEVKNPLAGLRGAAQLLQRRVEDEQLRSLAGLVIAEADRLAALANRLLHHGAAAQLGEVNIHEQLERLVELLQAEPTPLTLRHDYDPSLPDVYGDADRLLQLLLNLARNAIEAGARTLTFRTRAEVGVRLGERMTRMALRVDVIDDGPGVPEHLRTTLFEPLVSGRADGTGLGLALAREIAREHGGELRHLGRPGETTFSLYLPMGHAHD, encoded by the coding sequence ATGAACGATACGGCAGCTCGGACATGGGCGGAGCCGTTGGCGACCGGGGTGGCGCTGGCGGACACGCGGCTGCGCCTGAAGTGGGTGAACCCCGCGCTGGCGGAGCTGCTGGATATCGGGCCACGAAGTGCCGTGGGGCAGTCGCTGGCGGTGCTGCTGCATCGGCCCGAATGGATGGCGCAGGCGGAGCGCGCCCTGCAGGAACCATCACCCCATCAGCTGCGTGGCATCGATGTGCCGTCCTCGCGCGGGTCGATGGCGCGGGTCGATGTGGCCATGCAACGACTGGCCAGTGGTGAACTGCTGCTGGAAGTGCACGCGCTGGCACCGCCGTCCGCGTCGGATGCACCGCTTTCGGCCACGCTCCGTGGCTTTGCACATGAAGTGAAAAACCCGCTGGCCGGGCTGCGCGGCGCCGCGCAGCTGTTGCAGCGGCGCGTGGAAGACGAACAGCTGCGCAGCCTTGCCGGGCTGGTGATCGCCGAGGCCGACCGCCTGGCCGCGCTCGCCAACCGCCTTCTGCACCACGGTGCGGCCGCGCAACTGGGCGAGGTGAACATCCATGAGCAGCTCGAGCGCCTGGTCGAGTTGCTGCAGGCCGAACCGACGCCGCTGACGCTGCGCCACGACTACGACCCCAGCCTGCCCGATGTCTATGGCGACGCGGACCGGCTGCTGCAGCTATTGCTCAACCTGGCGCGCAATGCCATCGAAGCCGGGGCCAGGACGCTGACCTTCCGCACGCGCGCCGAAGTGGGCGTGCGGCTGGGCGAGCGCATGACCCGCATGGCGCTGCGCGTGGACGTGATCGACGACGGTCCGGGCGTGCCCGAGCACCTGCGCACCACCTTGTTCGAACCGCTGGTATCGGGCCGCGCCGACGGCACCGGACTGGGCCTGGCGCTGGCGCGCGAGATTGCCCGCGAACACGGTGGCGAACTGCGCCACCTCGGTCGCCCCGGCGAAACCACGTTCTCCCTTTACCTGCCGATGGGGCACGCGCATGACTGA
- the ntrC gene encoding nitrogen regulation protein NR(I), whose product MTEQRSDIWIADDDRGVRFVLAEALRDAGLDVREFGDAAEVRTALRKASPALLLTDVRMPGEDGLALVTEFKTQGLGPVIVMSAFTDVATTAAAYRAGAVDYLAKPFDLDQAVAAVQRALNDAPAASAAPVAPPAPTHALLGESPAMREVFRLIGRVAASDLNVLITGETGTGKELVARALHEESARRDKPFVALNTAAIPSELLESELFGHEAGAFTGATRRHAGRFEQAEGGTLFLDEIGDMPLALQTRLLRVLAGGEFYRVGGRELIRGNVRIIAATHQDLDARVAAGQFRADLKHRLDVVRIELPALRQRRTDIALLAQHFLASAAQELRLPPKRFSKAALKAIAQRDFPGNVRELENLCRRLAVIAPGNEILPSDLGTPGAASTGGGWTEALREWASQALADGEVDIHTRAREAMDQTLLQVALEAHEGHRQHAAAALGLGRNTLTRKLGSSRARRPSKS is encoded by the coding sequence ATGACTGAGCAGCGATCCGACATCTGGATTGCCGACGACGATCGCGGCGTCCGCTTCGTGCTGGCCGAAGCGCTGCGCGATGCCGGCCTGGACGTGCGTGAATTCGGCGATGCCGCGGAAGTACGCACGGCCCTGCGCAAGGCCTCGCCCGCCCTGCTGCTGACCGACGTACGCATGCCGGGCGAAGACGGCCTGGCCCTGGTCACCGAATTCAAGACACAGGGGCTGGGTCCGGTCATCGTGATGAGCGCCTTTACGGATGTGGCCACCACGGCCGCGGCGTATCGCGCCGGCGCGGTGGATTATCTGGCCAAGCCGTTCGACCTGGACCAGGCCGTCGCCGCCGTGCAGCGCGCATTGAACGATGCGCCGGCTGCCAGCGCCGCACCCGTGGCGCCGCCTGCGCCCACGCATGCCCTGTTGGGCGAAAGCCCGGCGATGCGTGAAGTGTTCCGCCTGATCGGCCGCGTGGCCGCGAGCGACCTCAACGTGCTGATTACCGGCGAAACCGGCACCGGCAAGGAGCTGGTGGCGCGCGCGCTGCACGAGGAAAGCGCGCGTCGCGACAAACCCTTCGTGGCGCTCAATACCGCCGCCATCCCCAGCGAACTGCTGGAAAGCGAGCTGTTCGGACACGAGGCAGGTGCGTTCACCGGCGCCACGCGCCGCCATGCCGGCCGCTTCGAGCAGGCCGAGGGCGGCACGTTGTTCCTGGACGAGATCGGCGACATGCCGCTCGCCCTGCAGACGCGCCTGCTGCGCGTGCTCGCGGGTGGCGAGTTCTACCGCGTGGGCGGCCGCGAGCTGATCCGCGGCAACGTGCGCATCATTGCCGCCACGCATCAGGATCTGGATGCACGCGTGGCGGCGGGGCAGTTCCGTGCCGACCTCAAGCATCGCCTGGACGTGGTGCGCATCGAGCTGCCAGCGCTGCGCCAGCGCCGCACAGATATCGCGTTGCTGGCCCAGCACTTCCTGGCCAGCGCCGCGCAGGAACTGCGCCTGCCGCCGAAGCGCTTCTCAAAGGCCGCACTGAAAGCCATCGCGCAGCGCGACTTCCCCGGCAATGTGCGTGAGCTGGAAAACCTGTGCCGCCGCCTTGCGGTGATCGCCCCGGGCAACGAGATCCTTCCTTCCGATCTGGGCACGCCCGGTGCCGCAAGCACCGGCGGTGGCTGGACCGAAGCGCTGCGCGAATGGGCTTCGCAGGCGCTGGCCGATGGCGAGGTGGATATCCACACGCGTGCCCGCGAGGCGATGGACCAGACCCTGCTGCAGGTGGCGCTGGAAGCCCACGAAGGCCACCGCCAGCATGCCGCCGCCGCACTGGGCCTCGGCCGCAACACCCTTACCCGCAAGCTCGGCTCGTCGCGCGCGCGCCGGCCGTCCAAGTCATGA
- a CDS encoding GNAT family N-acetyltransferase — MSITIRAAGRADITHIAQWNVAMAWETEHKALDPAVLERGVTAVFDEPRRGFYLVADRAGEAVGCLLVTYEWSDWRAGDFWWIQSVYVVESARREGVFRRLYDDAQQRAKQAGAVGMRLYVETENERAQRTYAGLGMERCHYFMYEAEF, encoded by the coding sequence ATGAGCATCACGATCCGTGCCGCCGGGCGCGCCGATATCACCCACATCGCGCAATGGAACGTGGCGATGGCCTGGGAAACCGAACACAAGGCGCTGGATCCGGCCGTGCTTGAGCGCGGCGTCACCGCTGTGTTCGACGAGCCTCGCCGCGGGTTCTACCTGGTGGCCGATCGCGCCGGCGAAGCCGTCGGCTGCCTGCTGGTGACCTACGAGTGGAGCGACTGGCGTGCCGGTGATTTCTGGTGGATCCAGAGCGTGTACGTGGTGGAATCCGCCCGTCGCGAAGGCGTCTTCCGTCGGTTGTACGACGATGCACAGCAGCGCGCGAAGCAGGCCGGCGCGGTGGGGATGCGCCTGTATGTGGAGACGGAGAACGAGCGTGCACAGCGCACCTATGCCGGGCTGGGCATGGAGCGCTGTCATTACTTCATGTACGAAGCGGAGTTCTGA
- a CDS encoding sensor domain-containing protein has translation MRQTDHEFVPAGGEAQWPAHVLQGAPALITYIDRQRRFRFVNATHRHWLDIDPQRMIGRTVDEVLGDWNLQRAGSYLEQAFEGEASVYEGELFAGSARCYVHGNFQPDLDEDGHVRGIFTVFIDITARHALEQQLRESEQRFFGAFQHAPIGMALVTIEGYMLRVNAALCEMLGYSEQELLVRALPDLTHVDDLPASRELTRALREGRRETYQLEKRYIHRDGHVVYVLLSVSLVRAIHGEPYHAVAQILDISQRKAYEEALFRERELAEVTLRSIGDAVITTDLEHRVTSLNPIAEAMTGWSQTEAVGRPMSEVFRLIDSRTREPLHNPLMDAIARDAIVELKGNAVLLHRNGFETPIEDSAASIHDHAGSVIGGVLVFHDVSETRALALKMAHLAQHDTLTGLPNRSLLQSRLEQVLAAAVRRHDEAALLHIDIDHFKQINDALGHSAGDELLRAFSAHLRHHLRNEDTVSRIGGDEFVVLLSHVDGRSGASQLCEKLMRLWQASPASKMGEFNITFSVGISVYPDDARDAEAMLRNADIAMYEVKMKGRNDYRFFTSQMSELPAARLRIEQDLRRALKLGHLQLHYQPKVDARTGVIVGAEALLRWQVDGHDVYMPDQFIPVAEECGLIVPIGEWVIREACRQAGQWYRAGKPIVVAVNVAAPQFQHPGFHATLKNALEEAQLPPSLIELELTERMVMSAGDQSRALMQGIKDLGVSLALDDFGTGYCSLSYLKYFPIDALKIDRTFVRDIASDADNAAITDAIITMARGLEMNVVAEGVETAAQAEHLRRAGCSLLQGFLFGTAIPPEEFSQQLLVA, from the coding sequence ATGCGCCAGACGGATCACGAGTTTGTGCCTGCAGGAGGCGAGGCCCAGTGGCCTGCTCACGTGCTGCAAGGCGCGCCCGCGCTGATCACCTACATCGACCGCCAGCGGCGCTTCCGTTTCGTCAACGCCACCCATCGCCACTGGCTCGATATCGATCCCCAACGGATGATCGGCCGCACCGTCGACGAAGTGCTGGGCGACTGGAACCTGCAACGCGCCGGCAGCTACCTCGAGCAGGCTTTCGAGGGTGAAGCATCGGTCTACGAAGGCGAGCTGTTTGCCGGCTCGGCCCGTTGCTACGTGCACGGCAATTTCCAGCCCGACCTGGATGAAGACGGCCACGTGCGCGGCATCTTCACCGTGTTCATCGACATCACCGCGCGCCATGCGCTGGAACAGCAGCTGCGCGAAAGCGAACAGCGTTTCTTTGGCGCGTTCCAGCACGCACCCATCGGCATGGCCCTGGTCACCATCGAAGGCTACATGCTGCGGGTCAACGCGGCGCTATGCGAAATGCTCGGCTACAGCGAGCAGGAACTGCTGGTCCGCGCCCTGCCCGACCTGACCCATGTCGACGACCTGCCGGCATCGCGCGAACTGACCCGGGCGCTGCGTGAAGGGCGCCGCGAAACCTACCAGCTTGAGAAACGCTATATCCATCGCGATGGCCACGTGGTGTACGTGCTGCTGAGCGTGTCACTGGTGCGTGCGATCCATGGCGAGCCTTACCACGCGGTGGCGCAGATCCTGGACATCAGCCAGCGCAAGGCCTATGAGGAGGCGCTGTTCCGCGAGCGCGAACTGGCCGAGGTGACCCTGCGCTCCATCGGCGACGCCGTCATCACCACCGACCTGGAGCACCGGGTGACCTCGCTCAACCCCATCGCCGAGGCGATGACCGGCTGGAGCCAGACCGAAGCGGTCGGCAGGCCGATGAGCGAGGTATTCCGCCTGATCGACAGCCGCACCCGCGAACCGCTGCACAACCCGCTGATGGACGCGATAGCCCGCGACGCCATCGTCGAACTAAAGGGCAATGCGGTGTTGCTGCACCGTAACGGTTTCGAGACACCCATCGAGGATTCCGCGGCGTCCATCCACGATCACGCCGGCAGCGTCATCGGCGGCGTGCTGGTCTTCCACGACGTGAGCGAGACGCGCGCGCTGGCGCTGAAGATGGCGCACCTGGCGCAGCACGACACGCTTACCGGCCTGCCCAACCGCAGCCTGCTGCAGTCGCGCCTGGAGCAGGTGCTGGCAGCGGCCGTGCGACGCCACGACGAAGCCGCGCTGCTGCACATCGATATCGACCACTTCAAGCAGATCAACGACGCGCTGGGCCACTCGGCCGGCGACGAACTGCTGCGCGCATTCTCCGCGCATCTTCGCCATCACCTGCGCAACGAGGACACCGTCAGCCGCATTGGCGGCGACGAATTCGTGGTGCTGCTGTCGCACGTGGACGGCCGTTCGGGCGCGAGCCAGCTGTGCGAAAAGCTGATGCGCCTGTGGCAGGCCTCGCCCGCCAGCAAGATGGGCGAGTTCAACATCACCTTCAGCGTGGGCATCAGTGTCTATCCCGACGATGCCCGCGACGCGGAAGCCATGCTGCGCAACGCCGACATCGCCATGTACGAAGTGAAGATGAAGGGGCGCAACGACTACCGCTTCTTCACCTCGCAGATGAGCGAACTGCCGGCCGCGCGGCTGCGTATCGAGCAGGACCTGCGTCGCGCCCTCAAGCTTGGCCACCTGCAGCTGCACTACCAGCCCAAGGTCGATGCGCGCACCGGCGTCATCGTGGGCGCCGAAGCGCTGTTGCGCTGGCAGGTGGACGGCCACGACGTGTACATGCCCGACCAGTTCATTCCCGTGGCGGAAGAATGCGGCCTGATCGTGCCCATCGGCGAATGGGTGATCCGCGAGGCTTGCCGGCAGGCCGGGCAGTGGTATCGCGCGGGCAAGCCCATCGTGGTGGCGGTGAACGTGGCTGCGCCGCAGTTCCAGCACCCCGGCTTCCACGCCACCCTGAAGAATGCGCTGGAAGAGGCCCAGCTGCCGCCCTCGCTGATCGAACTGGAGCTCACCGAACGCATGGTGATGTCGGCCGGTGACCAGAGTCGCGCCCTGATGCAGGGCATCAAGGACCTGGGCGTCAGCCTGGCGCTGGATGACTTCGGCACCGGCTATTGCAGCCTGTCCTACCTCAAGTATTTCCCCATCGACGCGCTGAAGATCGACCGCACCTTCGTGCGCGACATCGCCAGCGACGCCGACAACGCAGCCATTACCGACGCCATCATCACCATGGCCCGCGGGCTGGAAATGAACGTGGTGGCCGAGGGCGTGGAAACGGCGGCCCAAGCGGAACACCTGCGCCGCGCGGGGTGTTCGCTGCTGCAGGGTTTCCTGTTCGGTACGGCGATTCCGCCGGAAGAGTTCAGCCAGCAGTTGCTGGTGGCCTGA
- a CDS encoding acetyl-CoA C-acetyltransferase, whose amino-acid sequence MENTLKRVGVIGGVRIPFCRNNTAYADVGNFGMSVKVLGSLVERYGLHGQELGEVAMGAVIKHSSEWNLAREAVLSSGLKATTPAITTARACGTSLDNAIIIANKIATGQIEAGIAGGSDTTSDVPIVLSERMRKRLLAINRAKGWQDKLRAASQGFSLKELKPAFPGVAEPRTGMSMGDHCEKMAKEWHIARQAQDQLALDSHHKLAAAYETGFFDDLVVPFRGLKRDGFLRPDSTMEKLASLKPAFDRSSGHGTLTAGNSTGLSDGAAAVLLGTEEWAAARGLTVQAWFRDAEVAAVDFVHGEGLLMAPTVAVPRMLARHGLSLQDFDFYEIHEAFAAQVLCTLRAWESADYCKNRLGLAQPLGSIDPAKLNVHGSSLAVGHPFAATGARIVATLAKMLEQKGSGRGLISICTAGGMGVTAILER is encoded by the coding sequence ATGGAAAACACGCTCAAGCGCGTCGGTGTGATCGGCGGCGTACGTATCCCGTTCTGCCGCAACAACACCGCTTACGCCGATGTCGGCAACTTCGGCATGTCGGTGAAGGTGCTTGGGTCGCTGGTGGAGCGGTACGGCCTGCACGGGCAGGAGCTGGGCGAAGTGGCCATGGGTGCGGTGATCAAGCACTCGTCGGAGTGGAACCTGGCCCGCGAGGCCGTGCTGTCCTCGGGCCTGAAGGCCACCACGCCGGCCATCACCACGGCCCGCGCCTGCGGCACCTCGCTGGACAACGCGATCATCATCGCCAACAAGATCGCCACCGGGCAGATCGAGGCGGGCATCGCGGGCGGTTCGGACACCACCAGCGACGTGCCCATCGTGCTCAGCGAGCGCATGCGCAAGCGCCTGCTCGCCATCAATCGTGCAAAAGGCTGGCAGGACAAGCTGCGTGCCGCCAGCCAGGGCTTCTCGCTGAAGGAGCTCAAGCCGGCGTTCCCGGGCGTGGCCGAGCCGCGCACCGGCATGTCGATGGGCGACCACTGCGAGAAGATGGCCAAGGAGTGGCATATCGCCCGCCAGGCCCAGGACCAGCTGGCGCTGGACAGCCACCACAAGCTGGCCGCCGCGTATGAAACGGGCTTCTTCGACGACCTGGTGGTGCCGTTCCGCGGTTTGAAACGCGACGGTTTCCTGCGTCCGGACAGCACCATGGAGAAGCTCGCATCGCTGAAGCCGGCGTTTGACCGCAGCTCTGGCCACGGCACGCTCACGGCAGGCAATTCCACGGGTCTTTCCGACGGTGCCGCGGCCGTGCTGCTGGGCACCGAGGAATGGGCGGCGGCGCGCGGCCTGACGGTGCAGGCGTGGTTCCGCGATGCGGAAGTCGCCGCCGTCGATTTCGTCCACGGCGAAGGCCTGCTGATGGCGCCGACCGTGGCCGTGCCGCGCATGCTGGCGCGCCATGGGCTCAGCCTGCAGGACTTCGATTTCTACGAGATCCACGAAGCCTTCGCTGCGCAGGTACTGTGCACGTTGCGCGCGTGGGAAAGCGCCGATTACTGCAAGAACCGCCTGGGCCTGGCCCAGCCGCTGGGTTCCATCGATCCGGCGAAGCTCAATGTCCATGGCTCCAGCCTGGCGGTGGGCCACCCGTTCGCCGCCACCGGTGCGCGCATCGTCGCCACGCTGGCCAAGATGCTCGAACAGAAGGGCTCGGGCCGCGGCCTGATATCCATCTGCACGGCCGGCGGCATGGGTGTCACCGCCATTCTCGAGCGCTGA